A genomic window from Megalobrama amblycephala isolate DHTTF-2021 linkage group LG2, ASM1881202v1, whole genome shotgun sequence includes:
- the waif2 gene encoding wnt-activated inhibitory factor 2 — protein sequence MTDCYSFKIKMEKNRKQLKSKRYHFTVGLVCLFLLSADAYECPYTCRCYDRSVICVDSEEIKLPLKVPRMTQNLTLNRNNISVLSDRAFSANGTDMELLALSLEDNNIREIKSCAFCGLPRLLSLELSHNRLMAVDAGAFSGLGQLRNLYLSNTLMAPGASHLPRALSTASLCNLQTLDLSGNRLKTIPLSGFGNLSLTTLILTNNSFATLDTRDLSMLNEFSEISIYLSDNPFECKCDKLKEFNEWLNNSTQCKDADNLKCAQPKEKKDIYVLKVCRQQDLGSYVLLGIVLALIGVVFLMVLYLNRRGIKRWLNNIREACRDQMEVYHYRYEQDSDPRLANVAV from the coding sequence ATGACAGACTGTTATTCGTTTAagattaaaatggaaaaaaacagaaaacaacttAAATCAAAGCGATATCATTTTACCGTGGGGCTGGTGTGTTTGTTTCTGTTGTCCGCTGACGCTTATGAATGTCCATATacctgcagatgttatgacagATCCGTGATCTGTGTGGACTCGGAGGAGATCAAACTACCTCTCAAAGTGCCCAGAATGACCCAAAACTTAACTTTAAACAGAAACAACATCTCCGTTTTATCCGACAGAGCGTTTTCAGCCAACGGGACAGATATGGAGTTGCTCGCGCTGTCACTGGAGGACAACAACATACGGGAGATAAAAAGTTGTGCGTTTTGTGGACTCCCCCGTCTTCTTTCCTTAGAACTGAGTCACAACCGTTTAATGGCTGTGGATGCTGGGGCTTTTTCTGGATTGGGACAGCTGCGTAATCTTTACCTCAGTAACACCTTAATGGCTCCGGGCGCGAGCCACTTACCAAGAGCACTCTCCACTGCCAGTTTGTGCAATCTTCAGACACTGGACCTGTCTGGAAACCGTTTGAAAACAATTCCTCTTTCTGGGTTTGGCAACCTCAGTTTAACCACATTAATACTGACAAATAATTCCTTCGCGACCTTGGATACACGCGATTTATCGATGTTAAACGAATTCAGTGAAATAAGTATTTACTTATCAGACAACCCCTTCGAGTGTAAATGTGACAAGCTGAAGGAGTTTAATGAATGGCTTAACAATAGCACCCAATGCAAAGACGCGGATAATCTGAAATGCGCGCAACCCAAAGAGAAGAAGGATATATATGTGCTGAAAGTGTGCAGACAACAAGACTTGGGTTCTTATGTGCTTCTCGGCATTGTGTTAGCGCTCATCGGAGTTGTGTTCCTCATGGTGTTGTACTTGAACAGACGAGGCATTAAGAGGTGGCTCAATAACATCAGAGAGGCCTGCCGGGATCAAATGGAGGTGTATCATTACAGATATGAACAGGACTCCGATCCCAGACTAGCAAACGTTGCCGTTTAA
- the LOC125262754 gene encoding olfactory receptor 508-like isoform X1 produces the protein MYLLSSPLKARKLCRKRRTAMQNSNSAPNNSISQPEGFYIIGLSSMPYNNIYVMFLTVLYVITVICNVSLITIIFYDHRLHVPKFMAVGNLALVDLVLSTSLVPGMIKTYLVLDNFVPFKLCLVQLYFYFTFVSLESFSICILSYDRFVAICLPLRQESINTNTRMAYIVGALWFFSVVIIIYAIESFPNLSFCSSMINSYFCDYSPILLLACNDITYQWNIGTTLATLFIVVPLSFIFLTYMGILIAVFRMKNNQSRYKALATCTEHLTLVAIFYIPILIVFNFIFFEFNWNPNVGLVFLSLSSLIPPCVNPIIYSLKTKQIRDRIYSLLTHRLSVYPLKNAH, from the exons AT GTATCTGCTTTCTTCTCCACTGAAAGCAAGGAAACTGTGTCGTAAAAGAAGGACGGCCATGCAGAACAGCAATTCTGCCCCCAACAACTCCATCAGTCAGCCTGAAGGATTTTACATTATTGGCTTAAGTTCAATGCCTTACAATAATATCTATGTCATGTTCCTTACTGTGCTTTATGTGATCACAGTCATATGCAATGTCTCTCTGATCACTATCATTTTCTATGACCACCGACTGCATGTCCCAAAGTTCATGGCTGTTGGTAATCTGGCTTTGGTTGATCTTGTTCTCAGCACTTCTCTTGTGCCTGGCATGATAAAGACTTACCTTGTTCTAGACAATTTTGTGCCATTCAAACTGTGCCTTGTGCaattgtacttttactttacttttgTATCCCTCGAGTCATTTTCCATATGCATTCTCTCTTACGACAGATTTGTTGCAATCTGCTTGCCTTTAAGACAGGAGTCTATAAACACAAACACCAGAATGGCTTACATAGTTGGTGCACTTTGGTTCTTTAGTGTTGTTATAATAATCTATGCTATTGAATCCTTCCCAAACCTCTCATTTTGTAGCTCTATGATCAACAGCTATTTTTGCGATTATTCTCCTATTTTATTACTTGCTTGCAATGATATAACATATCAGTGGAATATTGGCACTACTTTAGCTACACTCTTCATTGTTGTACCtttgtcttttattttcttGACCTATATGGGTATATTGATCGCTGTATTCAGAATGAAGAATAATCAGAGCCGTTATAAGGCGCTGGCCACGTGCACCGAACACCTCACATTAGTCGCCATATTCTACATTCCAATTTTAATTGTcttcaattttatattttttgaattTAATTGGAACCCCAACGTAGGTCTGGTGTTCTTGTCTTTGTCGTCCCTCATCCCACCCTGTGTGAatcccatcatttactcattgaAAACTAAACAGATTCGAGACAGGATTTATTCCTTGTTAACCCACAGACTGTCTGTTTATcctcttaaaaatgcacattaa
- the LOC125262754 gene encoding olfactory receptor 508-like isoform X2 produces the protein MQNSNSAPNNSISQPEGFYIIGLSSMPYNNIYVMFLTVLYVITVICNVSLITIIFYDHRLHVPKFMAVGNLALVDLVLSTSLVPGMIKTYLVLDNFVPFKLCLVQLYFYFTFVSLESFSICILSYDRFVAICLPLRQESINTNTRMAYIVGALWFFSVVIIIYAIESFPNLSFCSSMINSYFCDYSPILLLACNDITYQWNIGTTLATLFIVVPLSFIFLTYMGILIAVFRMKNNQSRYKALATCTEHLTLVAIFYIPILIVFNFIFFEFNWNPNVGLVFLSLSSLIPPCVNPIIYSLKTKQIRDRIYSLLTHRLSVYPLKNAH, from the coding sequence ATGCAGAACAGCAATTCTGCCCCCAACAACTCCATCAGTCAGCCTGAAGGATTTTACATTATTGGCTTAAGTTCAATGCCTTACAATAATATCTATGTCATGTTCCTTACTGTGCTTTATGTGATCACAGTCATATGCAATGTCTCTCTGATCACTATCATTTTCTATGACCACCGACTGCATGTCCCAAAGTTCATGGCTGTTGGTAATCTGGCTTTGGTTGATCTTGTTCTCAGCACTTCTCTTGTGCCTGGCATGATAAAGACTTACCTTGTTCTAGACAATTTTGTGCCATTCAAACTGTGCCTTGTGCaattgtacttttactttacttttgTATCCCTCGAGTCATTTTCCATATGCATTCTCTCTTACGACAGATTTGTTGCAATCTGCTTGCCTTTAAGACAGGAGTCTATAAACACAAACACCAGAATGGCTTACATAGTTGGTGCACTTTGGTTCTTTAGTGTTGTTATAATAATCTATGCTATTGAATCCTTCCCAAACCTCTCATTTTGTAGCTCTATGATCAACAGCTATTTTTGCGATTATTCTCCTATTTTATTACTTGCTTGCAATGATATAACATATCAGTGGAATATTGGCACTACTTTAGCTACACTCTTCATTGTTGTACCtttgtcttttattttcttGACCTATATGGGTATATTGATCGCTGTATTCAGAATGAAGAATAATCAGAGCCGTTATAAGGCGCTGGCCACGTGCACCGAACACCTCACATTAGTCGCCATATTCTACATTCCAATTTTAATTGTcttcaattttatattttttgaattTAATTGGAACCCCAACGTAGGTCTGGTGTTCTTGTCTTTGTCGTCCCTCATCCCACCCTGTGTGAatcccatcatttactcattgaAAACTAAACAGATTCGAGACAGGATTTATTCCTTGTTAACCCACAGACTGTCTGTTTATcctcttaaaaatgcacattaa
- the LOC125262753 gene encoding olfactory receptor 508-like: MYLVSCPLKARKLYRKRRTAMQNSNSAPNNSIVQPAGFYIIGLILMPYNNIYVMFLTVLYVITVICNVFLITIIFYDHRLHVPKFMAVGNLALVDLVLSTSLVPGMMKTYLVLDNFVPFKLCLVQLYFYFTFVSLESFSICILSYDRFVAICLPLRQESINTNTRMAYIVGALWFFSVVVVIYAIESFPNLSFCSSMINSYFCDYSPILLLACNDITHQWNIGTTLAILFIVVPLSFIFLTYMGILIAVFRMKNNQSRCKALATCTEHLTLVAIFYIPILIVFNFIFFGFNWNPNVGLVFLSLSSLIPPCVNPIIYSLKTKQIRDRIYSLLTHRLSVHPLKNAH, translated from the exons AT GTATCTGGTTTCTTGTCCACTGAAAGCAAGGAAGCTGTATCGTAAAAGAAGGACAGCCATGCAGAACAGCAATTCTGCCCCCAACAACTCCATCGTTCAGCCTGCAGGATTTTACATTATTGGCTTAATTTTAATGCCATACAATAATATCTATGTCATGTTCCTCACTGTGCTTTATGTGATCACAGTCATATGCAATGTCTTTCTGATCACTATCATTTTCTATGACCACCGACTGCATGTCCCAAAGTTCATGGCTGTTGGTAATCTGGCTTTGGTTGATCTTGTTCTCAGCACTTCTCTTGTGCCTGGCATGATGAAGACTTACCTTGTTCTAGACAATTTTGTGCCATTCAAACTGTGCCTTGTGCaattgtacttttactttacttttgTATCCCTCGAGTCATTTTCCATATGCATTCTCTCTTACGACAGATTTGTTGCAATCTGCTTGCCTTTAAGACAGGAGTCTATAAACACAAACACCAGAATGGCTTACATAGTTGGTGCACTTTGGTTCTTTAGTGTTGTTGTAGTAATCTATGCTATTGAATCCTTCCCAAACCTCTCATTTTGTAGCTCTATGATCAACAGCTATTTTTGCGATTATTCTCCTATTTTATTACTTGCTTGCAACGATATAACACATCAGTGGAATATTGGCACTACTTTAGCTATACTCTTCATTGTTGTACCtttgtcttttattttcttGACCTATATGGGTATATTGATTGCTGTATTCAGAATGAAGAATAATCAGAGCCGTTGTAAGGCGCTGGCCACGTGCACCGAACACCTCACATTAGTGGCCATATTCTACATTCCAATTTTAATTGTcttcaattttatattttttggatTTAATTGGAACCCCAATGTAGGTCTGGTGTTCTTGTCTTTGTCGTCCCTCATCCCACCCTGCGTGAatcccatcatttactcattgaAAACTAAACAGATTCGAGACAGGATTTATTCCTTGTTAACTCACAGACTGTCTGTTCATcctcttaaaaatgcacattaa